A DNA window from Rhineura floridana isolate rRhiFlo1 chromosome 11, rRhiFlo1.hap2, whole genome shotgun sequence contains the following coding sequences:
- the SLC2A4 gene encoding solute carrier family 2, facilitated glucose transporter member 4 isoform X1, translating into MPTGFQQIRTEEEGLEDVGNGITPTLILSVFTAVLGSLQFGYNIGVINAPQEIIEQEYNDTWIHRHGEPINPNTLKTLWSLSVAIFSIGGMISSFMVGVVSEWLGRKRAMIVNNALAFLGGAFMGLAKLGKSYEMMIIGRFLIGAFSGFASGLVPMYVGEISPTNLRGALGTLNQLAIVIGILIAQVFGLDTLLGTPTLWPILLGITVVPSILQLLLFPFCPESPRFLYIVRNKESKAKESLKRLTGRVDVSVALTEMKEEKRRMDLERKVSILQLFRSRIYRQPLLIAVVLQLSQQLSGINAIFYYSTDIFKKTGLEQPIYATIGAGAVNTVFTVVSVFLVERAGRRTLHLLGLAGMMVCAILMTVAQNLSDRVPAISYLSMVATFGFVAFFEIGPGPIPWFIVAELFSQGPRPAAMAVAGCANWTCNFIIGMSFPSIADACGAFVFLIFAALLLAFLIFTYIKVPETRGRTFDQIAATFRRTPSLLDQEIKPSTELDELSPEAYE; encoded by the exons GAAGGACTGGAAGACGTGGGGAATGGGATAACCCCCACCTTAATCTTGTCCGTCTTCACGGCTGTCTTGGGGTCCCTGCAGTTTGGATACAACATCGGCGTCATCAACGCACCGCAAGAG ATAATTGAACAAGAGTACAATGACACCTGGATACATCGCCATGGTGAGCCTATTAACCCCAACACCCTCAAAACGCTGTGGTCTTTATCCGTCGCCATCTTCTCCATCGGGGGCATGATCTCTTCCTTCATGGTGGGTGTTGTCTCAGAATGGCTTGGCAG GAAGAGGGCCATGATTGTCAACAATGCTTTGGCCTTCCTTGGCGGTGCCTTCATGGGCCTGGCCAAACTTGGTAAATCCTACGAGATGATGATCATTGGACGATTCCTGATTGGGGCTTTCTCAG GATTCGCTTCAGGTCTCGTCCCCATGTATGTGGGGGAAATCTCCCCCACCAACCTGCGGGGGGCACTGGGCACGCTGAATCAACTAGCCATTGTCATTGGAATCCTTATTGCCCAG GTTTTTGGCCTGGACACCCTCCTGGGCACACCCACCCTGTGGCCCATCCTGTTGGGCATCACCGTGGTCCCTTCCATCCTCCAGCTCCTGCTGTTCCCCTTCTGCCCCGAGAGCCCTCGATTCCTCTACATCGTCCGCAACAAGGAGTCTAAGGCCAAAGAAA GTCTCAAGCGGCTGACAGGCCGTGTGGATGTGAGTGTGGCTCTGACGGAGATGAAAGAAGAGAAGCGGCGCATGGACCTGGAACGGAAGGTCTCCATCCTGCAGCTCTTCCGCTCCCGCATATATCGCCAGCCCTTGCTGATTGCGGTGGTCTTGCAGCTTTCCCAGCAGCTCTCTGGCATCAATGCG ATATTCTATTACTCAACTGACATCTTCAAAAAGACTGGGCTGGAGCAACCCATCTATGCCACTATTGGTGCTGGTGCGGTAAACACGGTGTTCACCGTCGTTTCG GTGTTTCTCGTGGAGCGGGCCGGCAGGCGAACCTTGCATTTGCTGGGATTGGCTGGGATGATGGTGTGTGCCATCCTGATGACCGTGGCTCAAAACCTGTCG GACCGCGTACCGGCAATTAGCTATCTCAGCATGGTAGCCACCTTTGGCTTTGTGGCGTTCTTTGAGATTGGGCCAGGGCCCATTCCGTGGTTCATTGTGGCGGAGTTGTTCAGCCAGGGCCCCCGCCCAGCTGCAATGGCCGTGGCCGGCTGCGCCAACTGGACCTGTAACTTCATCATTGGCATGAGCTTTCCGTCAATTGCG GATGCTTGTGGCGCCTTTGTCTTCCTCATCTTTGCGGCTCTCCTGCTAGCCTTCTTGATCTTCACGTACATCAAAGTACCGGAGACGCGAGGGCGCACCTTTGATCAGATTGCTGCTACATTCCGACGCACCCCATCTTTGTTAGACCAAGAGATCAAGCCGTCCACAGAACTGGACGAACTGAGCCCAGAAGCCTATGAATGA
- the SLC2A4 gene encoding solute carrier family 2, facilitated glucose transporter member 4 isoform X2: MVPGRREGLEDVGNGITPTLILSVFTAVLGSLQFGYNIGVINAPQEIIEQEYNDTWIHRHGEPINPNTLKTLWSLSVAIFSIGGMISSFMVGVVSEWLGRKRAMIVNNALAFLGGAFMGLAKLGKSYEMMIIGRFLIGAFSGFASGLVPMYVGEISPTNLRGALGTLNQLAIVIGILIAQVFGLDTLLGTPTLWPILLGITVVPSILQLLLFPFCPESPRFLYIVRNKESKAKESLKRLTGRVDVSVALTEMKEEKRRMDLERKVSILQLFRSRIYRQPLLIAVVLQLSQQLSGINAIFYYSTDIFKKTGLEQPIYATIGAGAVNTVFTVVSVFLVERAGRRTLHLLGLAGMMVCAILMTVAQNLSDRVPAISYLSMVATFGFVAFFEIGPGPIPWFIVAELFSQGPRPAAMAVAGCANWTCNFIIGMSFPSIADACGAFVFLIFAALLLAFLIFTYIKVPETRGRTFDQIAATFRRTPSLLDQEIKPSTELDELSPEAYE; this comes from the exons GAAGGACTGGAAGACGTGGGGAATGGGATAACCCCCACCTTAATCTTGTCCGTCTTCACGGCTGTCTTGGGGTCCCTGCAGTTTGGATACAACATCGGCGTCATCAACGCACCGCAAGAG ATAATTGAACAAGAGTACAATGACACCTGGATACATCGCCATGGTGAGCCTATTAACCCCAACACCCTCAAAACGCTGTGGTCTTTATCCGTCGCCATCTTCTCCATCGGGGGCATGATCTCTTCCTTCATGGTGGGTGTTGTCTCAGAATGGCTTGGCAG GAAGAGGGCCATGATTGTCAACAATGCTTTGGCCTTCCTTGGCGGTGCCTTCATGGGCCTGGCCAAACTTGGTAAATCCTACGAGATGATGATCATTGGACGATTCCTGATTGGGGCTTTCTCAG GATTCGCTTCAGGTCTCGTCCCCATGTATGTGGGGGAAATCTCCCCCACCAACCTGCGGGGGGCACTGGGCACGCTGAATCAACTAGCCATTGTCATTGGAATCCTTATTGCCCAG GTTTTTGGCCTGGACACCCTCCTGGGCACACCCACCCTGTGGCCCATCCTGTTGGGCATCACCGTGGTCCCTTCCATCCTCCAGCTCCTGCTGTTCCCCTTCTGCCCCGAGAGCCCTCGATTCCTCTACATCGTCCGCAACAAGGAGTCTAAGGCCAAAGAAA GTCTCAAGCGGCTGACAGGCCGTGTGGATGTGAGTGTGGCTCTGACGGAGATGAAAGAAGAGAAGCGGCGCATGGACCTGGAACGGAAGGTCTCCATCCTGCAGCTCTTCCGCTCCCGCATATATCGCCAGCCCTTGCTGATTGCGGTGGTCTTGCAGCTTTCCCAGCAGCTCTCTGGCATCAATGCG ATATTCTATTACTCAACTGACATCTTCAAAAAGACTGGGCTGGAGCAACCCATCTATGCCACTATTGGTGCTGGTGCGGTAAACACGGTGTTCACCGTCGTTTCG GTGTTTCTCGTGGAGCGGGCCGGCAGGCGAACCTTGCATTTGCTGGGATTGGCTGGGATGATGGTGTGTGCCATCCTGATGACCGTGGCTCAAAACCTGTCG GACCGCGTACCGGCAATTAGCTATCTCAGCATGGTAGCCACCTTTGGCTTTGTGGCGTTCTTTGAGATTGGGCCAGGGCCCATTCCGTGGTTCATTGTGGCGGAGTTGTTCAGCCAGGGCCCCCGCCCAGCTGCAATGGCCGTGGCCGGCTGCGCCAACTGGACCTGTAACTTCATCATTGGCATGAGCTTTCCGTCAATTGCG GATGCTTGTGGCGCCTTTGTCTTCCTCATCTTTGCGGCTCTCCTGCTAGCCTTCTTGATCTTCACGTACATCAAAGTACCGGAGACGCGAGGGCGCACCTTTGATCAGATTGCTGCTACATTCCGACGCACCCCATCTTTGTTAGACCAAGAGATCAAGCCGTCCACAGAACTGGACGAACTGAGCCCAGAAGCCTATGAATGA